gggaacatccggcatcaggactatccgacccactcaaggggacccatgggacatgggctgctaccactgtggccaaaagggccacatacgggcccagtgccccaggctcagggacagactgagcaggccgaacccacagagggttgactgggtagagacccagcccggcgagaggcagcattcccagggaaggggggctggcagagtaccacctgctaaggagggaggagagccccaggccagcttctctggggggccagatgctccggattcaaagttctccgtttacagggttggcgcggggctgtccctgcggagcgagtgccttgttcccctggaggtggatgggaaggaagtttatggttactgggacacgggcgcagaggtgacactggcccggcccgaggtggtggccccagatcgggtggtgcccaacaccttcctgaccctgaccggggtgggcgggaccccattcaaggttcccgtagcgagggtacacctgaaatggggggccaaggagggccccaaggacgtgggagtgcaccaccatttgcccactgaggtgttgatgggggggggacctagaggactggcccagcagcccccagaccgccttagttgtgacccgcggtcagagccggcgaggggcactgcgccctggccttggggggggtgccttgcctgaggcgcgggactctaacctggtggggagggaacgcccagggacgcggctcagggaggctgcagcttcggacccagcgggcgagaaagagcaggtggccatccccgtcccagctgctgagttccaggccgagttgcagagagatccctccttgcggaagataagggacctggccgacctcaatgcggtacagaccatgggacgaggtggccggaaaaggttcctgtgggagaaggggttcctgtaccgagaatgggctcccccagggaaaatggagtcaggggggatcaggaggcagctggtggtaccccagaagtatcgccgccagctgctgtgccgggcccatgacattcccctctcagggcaccagggaacctggcgtacccagcagaggctgctacggagcttttactggcctggggtctttgttactgtccgacagtactgcggatcctgtgacccctgtcagagggggaggaaggcctgggacaaggggaaaacagctttaggacccttgcccagcatagaggagccttttcggagggtggccaaggtaaaaagggcggctctaaaccaagagagcccaaagcacagacctccagactggagcgctgggagaagaccacagcccagttggagccccagaggtatgggggtgggaaaagggcgcaggccgcataaaccttcccacatgcgaactgcgagtgccatcaagcaaccccaacctaagggggagcgtgaaactggaggggcctggtgtaattctcaccaaggaatgggagggatgcgggggcatccatgggaacgggggtaggttcgaacttccccgggtcactggctaaagtgaccctgctcagttcggtctcgaaggggggagagatgtgacgaactggacctgttctcacggtggtctgtgaatgctgacaggggagtgtgctgggatagtctgcattgcaggaggggatctgcccgagggcgcccgagggtgcatacctgagtgtgtaacatgagaacccaggaaggggttgaaggcgaggcgactccttagcccgggaaactgaacaaaggctgggggaggggtcgctgaaagcagagtgctggaagcaggcagggagagagggctggggggatagatggctctgacctcccaagaggggctgggcttggatgcccggggaccccaagatggacctaactgagggggtccctgttgtctgtgcctgcaagacctgtcttggactgtattcctgtcatccaaataaaccttctgctttactggctggctgagagtcatggtgaatcgcaggaagccgggggtgcagggccctgaatcccccaatactccgcaacacaGAGTCATGGGGATCGGGGGaattggggggctgagagtcacAGATCTGGGGGATTGGGGGCTCAGAGTCACGGGGATCGGGGGAATTGGGGGGAATTGGGGGGTTGAAAGTCACAGATCTGGGGGATCGGGGGCTCAGAGTCACGGGGATCGGGGGaattggggggctgagagtcatAGTTCTGGGGGATCGGAGGCTCAGAGTCATGGGGATCGGGGGAATTGGCGGTTCCTGGGGAGGTTGGCGGTTCTCGGGGGGGGTTCTGCTGGACGGTTTTGGGGTCCCGGGAGGAAGGTGGGATTTTACCTCATCCTCTCCGGCCTCATGCAACTCTTCAGCTGCCGCCCGGCGCCGTCCTGGCCGGCGGTACTGGGGGGCGCCCGGGGGGGCGCCCGGCCCTTCATCACCACGCTGTAGTTCTTGCCCTGGTTATTGGCCCAGTAGACGCCCTCGTCGGTCTGGTACCGGATCACGAAATCCAGCCGGGCttcatccccctcctcctcttcctcgcccTGCTCCTCCTGCTGGTCGGGGCCGAAGGGCAGGCTGAAGGTGAAGCGGTCGCTCAGCCCCCCGTCGGGCGAGCCCCCCGGCACGTAGCGGGCGGGGTGGTCGCGGTAGGTGCGCCAGCGGTCCCGGCTGGCCCGCACGTGGACGGCTTTGCGATAGGCCACGTTCAGCACCCGCACGGTGCCCCGCAGCAGCCACGGCTCGCCCGGCCCCGGCGCCAGCACCTCCTCCAGCTCCACCATGGTCCGGCGCAGCCGCACCAGCCGCTCCGGCTCGCCCTGCCCCGCCGGGGGCAGCACGAAGGCGGGCAGGAGGTAGGGGGCGAAGGGCGGCTGGCCGGCAGGGGGCAGCACCTCGGGGGGCCACTCGGGcgaggggggcggccagggctggTAGTGCCGCAGGCGGGTCAAGGGCAAGCCCAGGGCATCGGCGAACAGCACCCGGCGCGCCCCCGCTGCATGCTGGGAGAGTGGCTCTTCGCTGTGCCCCACGGCATGCTGGGAGAGCGGCTCCTGGCCGGGCCCCACGGCATGCTGGGAGAGCGGCTCTTCGCTGTGCCCCACGGCATGCTGGGAGAGCGGCTCCTGGCCGtgccccagggcatgctgggagagCGGCTCTTCGCTGtgccccagggcatgctgggagagCGGCTCTTCGCTGTGCCCCACGGCATGCTGGGAGAGCAGCTCCTGGCCGtgccccagggcatgctgggagagCGGCTCTTCGCTGTGCCCCACGGCATGCTGGGAGAGCGGCTCCTGGCCGtgccccagggcatgctgggagagCGGCTCTTCGCTGTGCTCCACGGCATGCTGGGAGAGCGGCTCCTGGCCGTGCCCCACGGCATGCTGGGAGAGCGGCTCTTCGCTGtgccccagggcatgctgggagagCGGCTCCTGGCCGGGCCCCACGGCATGCTGGGAGAGCGGCTCTTCGCTGtgccccagggcatgctgggagagCGGCTCCTGGCCGGGCCCCACGGCATGCTGGGAGAGCGGCTCTTCGCTGTGCCCCATGGCATGCTGGGAGagcggctcctggcccggccccagggcatgctgggaaggcACCTCTTGGCCATGGCCCATGgcctgctgggagtggggctgcccCGGGGCATGCTGGGAGAGCTGCCAAGCGCGGCGCGCGGCCGGCCGttgccccccggggggggggccggCGCGCGGGGGCGGCTCCTgctcctccgccccctccccccccgcccagggccggcgcagggggggccgcggggagggggaggccgCGCCGGCCATGGCGGCTCCGGCggcggctgggggggcggggcgaggcggggggagggagcggggggcggagccaaggagggggcgggggagagagaaccggggagggggctgggggcgaggggaaggggagggggatgtggggcgaagggaagggggctgagggaggggctggggcgaggggaaggggagggggatgtggggcgaagggaagggggctgagggaggggctgggggcgaggggagggggatgtggggcgaagggaagggggctgagggaggggctggggggggaaggggagggggatgtggggcgaagggaagggggctgagggaggggctgggggcgaggggagggggatgtggggcgaagggaagggggctgagggaggggctggggggcgaggggaaggggagggggatgtggggcggttggaggggctgagggaggggctggggggcgaggggaaggggctgagggagggggatgtggggcgaagggaagagggctgagggaggggctggggggcgaagggaaggggagggggatgtggggcgaagggaagggggctgagggaggggctgggggcgaggggagggggatgtggggcgaagggaaggggactgagggaggggctggggagcgaaggaaaggggaaggggctgagggagggggatgtgggaaggggtgagggggatgtggggggagggggctgaggggggatgtggggcggtgggagggggtgagggaggggctggggcgaggggaaggggagggggatgtggggcaaagggaagggggctgagggaggggctggggcgaggggaaggggagggggatgtggggcgaagggaagggggctgagggagaagctggggggtgaggggaaggagagggggatgtggggcgaagggaagggggctgagggaggggctggggcgaggggaaggggagggggatgtggggcgaagggaagggggctgagggaggggctgggggcgaggggaaggggagggggatgtggggcgaagggaagagggctgagggagggggctgggggggaaggggagggggatgtggggcgaagggaagggggctgagggaggggctgggggcgaggggaaggggagggggatgtggggcgaagggaagggggctgagggaggggctgggggcgaggggaaggggagggggatgtggggcgaagggaaggggactgagggaggggctggggagcgaaggaaaggggaaggggctgagggagggggatgtgggaaggggtgagggggatgtggggggagggggctgaggggggatgtggggcggtgggagggggtgaaggaggggctggggcgaggggaaggagagggggatgtggggcgaagggaagggggctgagggaggggctggggcgaggggaaggggagggggatgtggggcgaagggaagagggctgagggagggggctggggggggaaggggagggggatgtggggcgaagggaagggggctgagggaggggctgggggcgaggggaaggggagggggatgtggggcgaagggaaggggactgagggaggggctggggagcgaaggaaaggggaaggggctgagggagggggatgtgggaaggggtgagggggatgtggggggagggggctgaggggggatgtggggcggtgggagggggtgaaggaggggctggggcgaggggaaggagagggggatgtggggcgaagggaagagggctgagggagggggctgggggggaaggggagggggatgtggggcgaagggaagagggctgagggaggggctggggggcgaggggaaggggagggggatgtggggcgaagggaagggggctgagggaggggctgggggcgaggggaaggggagggggatgtggggcgaagggaagagggctgagggagggggctggggggaaggggagggggatgtggggcgaagggaagagggctgagggaggggctggggggcgaggggaaggggagggggatgtggggcgaagggaagagggctgagggaggggctggggggcgaagggaaggggaggggcgatgtggggcgaagggaagggggctgagggaggggctggggggcgaggggagggggatgtggggtggttggaggggctgagggaggggctggggggcgaggggaaggggctgagggagggggatgtggggcggcgggaaggggtgagggaggtgtggggggagggggctgaggggggatgtggggcggtgggagggggtgaaggaggggctggggcgaggggaaggagagggggatgtggggcgaagggaagagggctgagggaggggctgggggcgaggggaaggggagggggatgtggggcgaagggaagagggctgagggaggggctggggggcgaagggaaggggaggggggatgtggggcgaagggaagggggctgagggaggggctggggggcgaggggagggggatgtggggcggttggaggggctgagggaggggctggggggcgaggggaaggggctgagggagggggatgtgggaaggggtgagggggatgtggggggagggggctgaggggggatgtggggcggtgggagggggtgaaggaggggctggggcgaggggaaggagagggggatgtggggcgaagggaagagggctgagggaggggctggggggcgaggggaaggggagggggatgtggggcgaagggaagagggctgagggaggggctggggggcgaagggaaggggaggggggatgtggggcgaagggaagggggctgagggaggggctggggggcgaggggagggggatgtggggcggttggaggggctgagggaggggctggggggcgaggggaaggggctgagggagggggatgtggggcggcgggaaggggtgagggaggtgtggggggagggggctgaggggggatgtggggcggtgggagggggtgaaggaggggctggggcgaggggaaggagagggggatgtggggcgaagggaagagggctgagggaggggctggggggcgaggggaaggggagggggatgtggggcgaagggaagagggctgagggaggggctggggggcgaagggaaggggaggggggatgtggggcgaagggaagggggctgagggaggggctggggggcgaggggagggggatgtggggcggttggaggggctggggggcgaggggaaggggctgagggagggggatgtgggaaggggtgagggggatgtggggggagggggctgaggggggatgtggggcggtgggagggggtgaaggaggggctggggcgaggggaaggagagggggatgtggggcgaagggaagagggctgagggaggggctggggggcgaggggaaggggagggggatgtggggcgaagggaagagggctgagggaggggctggggggcgaagggaagggggctgagggaggggctggggggcgaggggaaggggagggggatgtggggcggttggaggggctgagggaggggctggggggcgaggggaaggggctgagggagggggatgtggggcggcgggaaggggtgagggaggtgtggggggagggggctgaggggggatgtggggcggtgggagggagtgagggaggggctgggggcgaggggaaggggagggggatgtggggcgaagggaagggggctgagggaggggctgggggcgaggggaaggggagggggatgtggggcgaagggaagggggctgagggaggggctgggggtgaggggaaggggagggggatgtggggcgaagggaagggggctgagggaggggctgggggcgaggggaaggggagggggatgtggggcgaagggaagggggctgagggaggggctggggggcgaagggaaggggaggggggatgtggggcgaagggaagggggctgagggaggggctggggggcgaggggaaggggagggggatgtggggcggttggaggggctgagggaggggctggggggcgaggggaaggggctgagggagggggatgtggggcgaagggaagagggctgagggaggggctggggggcgaagggaaggggagggggatgtggggtgaagggaagggggctgagggaggggctgggggcgaggggagggggatgtggggcgaagggaaggggactgagggaggggctggggagcgaaggaaaggggaaggggctgagggagggggatgtgggaaggggtgagggggatgtggggggagggggctgaggggggatgtggggcggtgggagggggtgagggaggggctggggcgaggggaaggggagggggatgtggggcaaagggaagggggctgagggaggggctggggcgaggggaaggggagggggatgtggggcgaagggaagggggctga
The DNA window shown above is from Malaclemys terrapin pileata isolate rMalTer1 chromosome 20 unlocalized genomic scaffold, rMalTer1.hap1 SUPER_20_unloc_1, whole genome shotgun sequence and carries:
- the PPP1R3F gene encoding protein phosphatase 1 regulatory subunit 3F isoform X1; the encoded protein is MGHGQEVPSQHALGPGQEPLSQHAMGHSEEPLSQHAVGPGQEPLSQHALGHSEEPLSQHAVGPGQEPLSQHALGHSEEPLSQHAVGHGQEPLSQHAVEHSEEPLSQHALGHGQEPLSQHAVGHSEEPLSQHALGHGQELLSQHAVGHSEEPLSQHALGHSEEPLSQHALGHGQEPLSQHAVGHSEEPLSQHAVGPGQEPLSQHAVGHSEEPLSQHAAGARRVLFADALGLPLTRLRHYQPWPPPSPEWPPEVLPPAGQPPFAPYLLPAFVLPPAGQGEPERLVRLRRTMVELEEVLAPGPGEPWLLRGTVRVLNVAYRKAVHVRASRDRWRTYRDHPARYVPGGSPDGGLSDRFTFSLPFGPDQQEEQGEEEEEGDEARLDFVIRYQTDEGVYWANNQGKNYSVVMKGRAPPRAPPSTAGQDGAGRQLKSCMRPERMSARGRHDPRGASLCACPLTRERPATKELLGGMSAASRIWDSCRPCEEELSDEDIPNPAREEEGSPERETQRESPSASTGQVPELPVPPTSLETELPARELPVPLAESPGGGRGPEAGSLGPGASFSEAGLAEQAGLWRAEEEAVDSELEQLYLSHLSRLRAEELGGAGGQPGGTEAAGSPPAWLPALRLSVLSDRDLVVGWAGPERALNSSLAQEITLRYASPAARLSPPACPGRDSPPALLEAGLRGAGPGGALRLLAPAAVVVPAWTAAPAGRSQGGWGGPGVPREGAPGCPTRLGQALTRSLFVLGLVVILPVVLSGCLPAAAVTLYVVLTWRQPPLL
- the PPP1R3F gene encoding protein phosphatase 1 regulatory subunit 3F isoform X2 encodes the protein MGHGQEVPSQHALGPGQEPLSQHAMGHSEEPLSQHAVGPGQEPLSQHALGHSEEPLSQHAVGPGQEPLSQHALGHSEEPLSQHAVGHGQEPLSQHAVEHSEEPLSQHALGHGQEPLSQHAVGHSEEPLSQHALGHGQELLSQHAVGHSEEPLSQHALGHSEEPLSQHALGHGQEPLSQHAVGHSEEPLSQHAVGPGQEPLSQHAVGHSEEPLSQHAAGARRVLFADALGLPLTRLRHYQPWPPPSPEWPPEVLPPAGQPPFAPYLLPAFVLPPAGQGEPERLVRLRRTMVELEEVLAPGPGEPWLLRGTVRVLNVAYRKAVHVRASRDRWRTYRDHPARYVPGGSPDGGLSDRFTFSLPFGPDQQEEQGEEEEEGDEARLDFVIRYQTDEGVYWANNQGKNYSVVMKGRAPPRAPPSTAGQDGAGRQLKSCMRPERMRPCEEELSDEDIPNPAREEEGSPERETQRESPSASTGQVPELPVPPTSLETELPARELPVPLAESPGGGRGPEAGSLGPGASFSEAGLAEQAGLWRAEEEAVDSELEQLYLSHLSRLRAEELGGAGGQPGGTEAAGSPPAWLPALRLSVLSDRDLVVGWAGPERALNSSLAQEITLRYASPAARLSPPACPGRDSPPALLEAGLRGAGPGGALRLLAPAAVVVPAWTAAPAGRSQGGWGGPGVPREGAPGCPTRLGQALTRSLFVLGLVVILPVVLSGCLPAAAVTLYVVLTWRQPPLL